In Burkholderiaceae bacterium DAT-1, the genomic stretch CGGATGGGCGATCAGGTTAAGATTTTCCCCTTTGTGCGCTTTGTCACCGGGTCGTTTTCAGAAAACATCCTTGCAGACATCCACATCGGGCACCGTGTTGCCATCAATGCAGGTGCATACCTGTCCGGTGAAGGTGGGTTGTGTATCGGTGATGATGTGCTGATTGCGCCGCATGTACGTATCCTGTCTGCAGGCCATGAAATTCATCAAGGTTCACCCATTGTTGCGCATAACCCATTGACCTATGGGGCGATTTCCATAAAGGATGGTGCCTGGATTGGGGCTGGAGCAACTGTTTTGCAGGGTGTAACTATCGGTAAGGGCGCCGTTGTCGGTGCAGGGGCCGTAGTGACGCGGGATGTGCCGGACATGGCGATAGTGATTGGCAATCCCGCGCGTATCTATGGTTATAGAGGCGAGCGTCCACGGGGATGGCGCAAGCTGTTATCATTGCTTCCTTTTGGCAAGAAATAAGCACGTGTCATCGTCATCTGTCGGCCTATCCTGGAAGCTGGATCTGCTGCTCAACCTCGCTCGTCGCGATGTTGATGCGCGTTATCGCGGGTCATTTCTAGGGTTCTTCTGGAGTTTTATTAATCCACTGGCAATGCTGGGTGCGTATGCCTTCGTATTTGGCATGGTGTTCAAAGTGCGTTGGACGGGGGCGGGTAGTGGTAACTCGCCCGAATTTGTCGCCATGATATTCAGTGGGTTATTGATCTTTAATTTATTTGCAGAGGTATTGCATCGCTCTGTTCAAGTAATGGCCGAAAATGTCAATTATGTAAAGAAAGTTGTTTTCCCGCTCGATATTTTGCCGGTTTCGCTAGTGTTGTCGGGGGTGATTCATGCATTCATAGCATTTGCATTGCTTCTGGTGGTCGTGGCAATTACTTTGGGCTTGCACTGGTCGGCGCTATTGGCCGTATTTTACTGGATTGGCTATCTGTTTTTTCTGATTGGAACTGCATACTGTGTGGCAGCCATTGCCGTATATGTGCCAGACACCAAGCATGTCGTGACATTTCTCTGCGCATTTATGCAATTTATGTCGCCAGTATTCTATCCGGTCAGCGCTGTACCTGAGTCATTCCGCTGGCTCATGCAGTTGTCGCCCATCACTTTTCCGATTGAAGGCATCCGGAGTTGTCTGATTCATGGTGAAGCGGTCAATACGATGCCGCTGGTGGCATATGTTTTGCTCACCATATTATTTGCCTATCTGGGCAGAGCATTTTTTATGCGTCTGAAAGGTGGTTTTGCAGATGCCATCTAATGCTGTTATTGATATTTGTTCTGTCAAAAAAGTATTTAGTCGTCACGCACGCCCCACGCAACGCTTCCTGCATGCGTTAACTGGCATGGCCAGGTTTGCGCCCGACCCATTTGTTGCATTGAATGATGTGTCCATTAAAATGGGGCGGGGCGAAACTGTTGGCATTATCGGGAAAAATGGATCAGGTAAATCGACACTGCTGCAATTAGTGTGCGGTACCTTGATGCCAAGTGCCGGTACGGTTGCCGTGCATGGACGAATTGCAGCACTGTTGGAATTGGGTGCTGGCTTTAATCCTGAATTTACCGGTATTGAGAATATCTATATCAGCGGCATGATTTATGGGTTGAGTCGTGCCCAGATCGCAGCACGTATTGATGAGATTGTCGAATTCTCCGGCATTGGCGATTTTGTGCATCAACCTGTAAAAACCTACTCCAGCGGCATGTTCGTTCGACTGGCATTTTCTGTCATTGCGCATATTGATGCAGATGTGCTGATTGTCGACGAGGCATTATCAGTTGGTGACATCTATTTCACTCAGAAATGCATGCGATTTCTTCGCAAGTTTCAATCGCATGGTACTGTCCTGTTTGTCAGCCATGATCTAGGTGCGGTCACCAATCTGTGTGATCGGGTCATCTGGCTGGATGGCGGGAGGATAATCGCCGAGGGCGATGCCCTCACGGTGGTATCGGCCTATCAGAAGGCGTGTTACGACAATTCGCCTGTGGATGATGAAGTACCTGCTGAAGCCATGGTTCAAGTGGAGGTGAAAGCCACGGATGATGGCGATATGCCTGATGGCGGACATGTAGGCACGATATCCGCTGCATTGGCGGATACATTTTTACATGAGCAAGATCACGGCGACCCGGCTACCACTGCATCCACCATGTTCGATGCAAGATTGCTAGATGATACGGGAGAAGTGTTGAGTCAATCCACTGGTGGCGAATGGGTTTCATTGGTGTTGACCGCGCGCGCCAATCGACCCATATCCGAGCCATTGTTTGGCTTTTATATTAAGGATAGGCTGGGTCAAATGGTATTGGGTGACAACTCAACCTCGGTTCGGCTGCAAGGCAGTGTGCCGGCTGGACGGTTCTTCCGGGCGCGGTTCCGATTTCGGTTGCCTTATCTGGCGGCAGGGCCTTATGTGATCACGGCGGCAGTGGGGAGCGGCAATCAGCTCGAGCATGTCATTCATGACTGGTTGCATGAAGCATGCGGGTTTCACTCTATCTCGCAGGTACTT encodes the following:
- a CDS encoding ABC transporter permease yields the protein MAIPRVSMVIEASVHGDGASCYHCFLLARNKHVSSSSVGLSWKLDLLLNLARRDVDARYRGSFLGFFWSFINPLAMLGAYAFVFGMVFKVRWTGAGSGNSPEFVAMIFSGLLIFNLFAEVLHRSVQVMAENVNYVKKVVFPLDILPVSLVLSGVIHAFIAFALLLVVVAITLGLHWSALLAVFYWIGYLFFLIGTAYCVAAIAVYVPDTKHVVTFLCAFMQFMSPVFYPVSAVPESFRWLMQLSPITFPIEGIRSCLIHGEAVNTMPLVAYVLLTILFAYLGRAFFMRLKGGFADAI
- a CDS encoding ABC transporter ATP-binding protein → MARFAPDPFVALNDVSIKMGRGETVGIIGKNGSGKSTLLQLVCGTLMPSAGTVAVHGRIAALLELGAGFNPEFTGIENIYISGMIYGLSRAQIAARIDEIVEFSGIGDFVHQPVKTYSSGMFVRLAFSVIAHIDADVLIVDEALSVGDIYFTQKCMRFLRKFQSHGTVLFVSHDLGAVTNLCDRVIWLDGGRIIAEGDALTVVSAYQKACYDNSPVDDEVPAEAMVQVEVKATDDGDMPDGGHVGTISAALADTFLHEQDHGDPATTASTMFDARLLDDTGEVLSQSTGGEWVSLVLTARANRPISEPLFGFYIKDRLGQMVLGDNSTSVRLQGSVPAGRFFRARFRFRLPYLAAGPYVITAAVGSGNQLEHVIHDWLHEACGFHSISQVLHGLLSVPTACELAVLQDERQV
- a CDS encoding acyltransferase codes for the protein MRGPSIDARGIRMGDQVKIFPFVRFVTGSFSENILADIHIGHRVAINAGAYLSGEGGLCIGDDVLIAPHVRILSAGHEIHQGSPIVAHNPLTYGAISIKDGAWIGAGATVLQGVTIGKGAVVGAGAVVTRDVPDMAIVIGNPARIYGYRGERPRGWRKLLSLLPFGKK